From a single Rutidosis leptorrhynchoides isolate AG116_Rl617_1_P2 chromosome 5, CSIRO_AGI_Rlap_v1, whole genome shotgun sequence genomic region:
- the LOC139848504 gene encoding fatty acid desaturase 4, chloroplastic-like translates to MPILAHHHDTSIHRNNDNHKDCLDVIPKICDTPIKYDNPNYKSTWSHRVWVATGCTTILFSLTNSIIGSIGSHLWLEPILAGFVGYLFADLGSGVYHWAVDNYGDESTPLFGMQIDAFKRHHKWPVVITEHQFANHLHVIARAVTFAFLPINLIFHDYPIVMGFMASASGCIMFSMQFHCWAHVAKNKLPSIVVALQDARVLLSRSQHGTHHLPPYGKSYCIVSGVWNKFLDENKVFESLEMVVFFMFGVEPRSWSEIDSNWIQDKQISNKLGSRRLNHIIITKTAYINTPK, encoded by the exons ATGCCTATCTTAGCCCATCATCATGACACCAGTATCCATCGCAACAACGACAACCATAAGGACTGTCTCGACGTCATCCCAAAAATTTGTGACACTCCAATAAAATATGACAATCCAAACTATAAATCGACATGGTCTCACCGTGTATGGGTGGCTACCGGATGCACCACAATACTGTTTTCCCTAACCAATTCCATCATTGGATCAATTGGCTCACATCTATGGCTAGAACCGATATTGGCTGGATTTGTTGGCTACTTGTTTGCTGACCTTGGGTCCGGTGTATACCATTGGGCTGTTGACAACTATGGTGACGAATCAACTCCTTTATTCGGTATGCAAATTGATGCTTTCAAACGTCATCACAAGTGGCCTGTTGTAATAACTGAACATCAATTTGCAAACCATTTACATGTGATCGCGCGTGCAGTTACGTTTGCATTTTTACCAATCAATTTGATATTTCATGACTATCCTATAGTGATGGGGTTCATGGCAAGTGCTAGTGGGTGCATAATGTTTAGTATGCAGTTTCATTGTTGGGCTCATGTTGCTAAGAACAAGCTACCTTCAATAGTGGTGGCTTTACAGGATGCTCGGGTGTTATTATCTCGATCGCAACATGGCACTCATCATTTGCCACCGTACGGTAAAAGTTATTGCATTGTGAGTGGTGTTTGGAACAAGTTTTTGGATGAAAATAAGGTGTTTGAGTCTTTAGAAATGGTTGTATTCTTCATGTTTGGTGTAGAACCGCGATCTTGGAGTGAAATCGACTCTAA CTGGATTCAAGATAAACAGATATCAAACAAGCTTGGTTCAAGAAGGCTAAATCATATCATAATTACTAAGACAGCATACATTAACACACCAAAGTAA